One segment of Deltaproteobacteria bacterium DNA contains the following:
- a CDS encoding acyl-CoA dehydrogenase family protein, giving the protein MGTETVHAFERIHEDHAALAEALNLVGATAEEAESVSMLVDPVRRWANDTLDAAAIEEAHAISPQIRASAAEMGLYGLTIPEKFGGAGFSLVGSGRIIEEIARVDRSVAVSIGLHNGLGLRGMIAYASDDLQAKFLEQMATGELIGAFAATEPGAGSHIAGVKTTGVMDEEDPTLLTVNGEKVYVTNGGFADVFTVLARTPGLGGARRGYSLLFLEKTMEGLEVGREEDKLGIRASSTTGLTFEDLRVSTDRVIGEPGKGLDLMNCILAWGRTLMSAGALGGAKTAYEMAMSHALTRRQFGKPIAEFGQVREKLARMRARIYAMESLVRLTGLLQARHGSDVIWTSTATKIFCSDGAVEIADEAIQIHGGAGFIEEVGVARILRDCRITQIFEGANEVLRFHLAAGALPFAGTEAGAIAGLLPEALKAQGERWDALQARTRTLLSSMAKKYGPRIMEHQLRLAGVADAFTALVALEASLLRAGHALKTASGEEARELTELVTYLTALLAREAEAGLASAEDEAFETAANALSSTEIESARARL; this is encoded by the coding sequence ATGGGCACCGAGACCGTTCACGCTTTCGAGAGGATTCACGAGGATCACGCAGCGCTCGCCGAGGCGCTGAATCTCGTGGGGGCCACCGCCGAGGAAGCCGAGAGCGTCTCGATGCTCGTGGACCCGGTGCGGCGCTGGGCGAACGACACGCTCGACGCCGCCGCCATCGAGGAGGCGCACGCGATCTCCCCGCAGATCCGGGCCTCGGCCGCCGAGATGGGCCTCTACGGCCTGACCATCCCCGAGAAGTTCGGCGGCGCCGGCTTCTCGCTGGTGGGCTCCGGCCGGATCATCGAGGAGATCGCCCGGGTGGACCGCTCGGTGGCGGTCTCCATCGGCCTGCACAACGGCCTCGGCCTGCGCGGGATGATCGCCTACGCCTCGGACGACCTGCAGGCGAAGTTCCTCGAGCAGATGGCCACCGGCGAGCTGATCGGGGCCTTCGCCGCCACCGAGCCGGGCGCCGGCTCGCACATCGCCGGCGTGAAGACCACCGGGGTGATGGACGAGGAAGACCCGACCCTGCTCACCGTCAACGGTGAGAAGGTCTACGTCACCAACGGCGGCTTCGCCGACGTCTTCACCGTGCTGGCCCGCACCCCGGGCCTCGGCGGCGCCCGCCGCGGCTACTCCCTCCTCTTCCTCGAGAAGACGATGGAGGGCCTCGAGGTCGGCCGCGAGGAGGACAAGCTCGGCATCCGCGCCTCCTCCACCACCGGCCTGACCTTCGAGGACCTGCGGGTCTCCACCGACCGCGTCATCGGCGAGCCCGGCAAGGGCCTGGACCTGATGAACTGCATCCTGGCCTGGGGCCGGACCCTGATGAGCGCCGGCGCCCTCGGCGGCGCCAAGACCGCCTACGAGATGGCGATGAGCCACGCGCTCACCCGCAGGCAGTTCGGCAAGCCCATCGCCGAGTTCGGCCAGGTCCGGGAGAAGCTCGCCCGGATGCGGGCGCGCATCTACGCCATGGAGAGCCTGGTGCGCCTCACCGGGCTGCTCCAGGCCCGCCACGGCTCGGACGTCATCTGGACCTCCACCGCCACCAAGATCTTCTGCTCGGACGGCGCCGTCGAGATCGCCGACGAGGCCATCCAGATCCACGGCGGCGCCGGCTTCATCGAGGAGGTGGGCGTCGCCCGCATCCTGCGCGACTGCCGGATCACGCAGATCTTCGAGGGCGCCAACGAGGTCCTGCGCTTCCACCTCGCCGCCGGCGCGCTGCCCTTCGCCGGCACCGAGGCCGGCGCCATCGCCGGGCTCTTGCCCGAGGCGTTGAAGGCCCAGGGCGAGCGCTGGGACGCCCTCCAGGCCCGCACCCGCACGCTGCTCTCCTCCATGGCCAAGAAGTACGGCCCGCGGATCATGGAGCACCAGCTGCGGCTGGCCGGCGTCGCCGACGCCTTCACGGCCCTCGTCGCCCTCGAGGCGAGCCTGCTGCGCGCGGGCCACGCCCTGAAGACGGCCTCCGGGGAGGAGGCCCGCGAGCTGACCGAGCTCGTGACCTACCTCACGGCCCTGCTCGCCCGCGAGGCCGAGGCAGGTCTGGCCTCGGCCGAGGACGAGGCCTTCGAGACGGCGGCCAACGCGCTCTCCTCGACCGAGATCGAGTCCGCGCGTGCCCGACTTTGA
- the lhgO gene encoding L-2-hydroxyglutarate oxidase → MPDFDGRPAPPSHDLIVVGGGIVGLACAHAALVAHPDWRVLVLEKEAELAAHQTGRNSGVIHSGIYYTPGSAKARLCRAGREQLIDFCTAEGVPFELCGKVIVAACPEELPALDLLLARGEENGVDCELVEAAGLHALEPHAGGLAALHVRDAGIVDFGQVARKLAEKIEAAGGEIRRSCAVTCLIAASPEAAAVYLDDGSLLRASRAIACAGLHSDRLAEKSGLSSPVRIVPFRGEYHELKPTAAAWVKGLIYPVPDPRYPFLGVHLTRHIDGRVSCGPNAVLAWAREGYRRGAFSLRDATESLRSRGLRRLMRQNLRTGLAELRRSYSRRRFAADAARLLPGLKASDLRPGRPGIRAQALLPDGRLADDFVILSDGPVTHVLNAPSPAATASLAIGAHIAGML, encoded by the coding sequence GTGCCCGACTTTGATGGCAGACCGGCGCCCCCCTCTCACGATCTGATCGTCGTCGGGGGCGGCATCGTGGGCCTGGCCTGCGCTCACGCGGCGCTGGTGGCCCACCCCGACTGGCGGGTCCTGGTCCTGGAGAAGGAGGCCGAGCTCGCCGCGCACCAGACCGGCCGCAACTCGGGGGTGATCCACTCGGGGATCTACTACACCCCGGGCTCCGCCAAGGCCCGGCTCTGCCGGGCGGGCCGCGAGCAGCTGATCGACTTCTGCACCGCCGAGGGCGTGCCCTTCGAGCTCTGCGGGAAGGTGATCGTCGCGGCGTGCCCCGAGGAGCTGCCGGCCCTCGACCTGCTCCTGGCCCGCGGAGAGGAGAACGGCGTCGACTGCGAGCTGGTCGAGGCGGCCGGCCTCCACGCCCTCGAGCCCCACGCCGGGGGGCTGGCCGCCCTCCACGTGCGGGACGCGGGCATCGTCGACTTCGGTCAGGTGGCCCGGAAGCTCGCCGAGAAGATCGAGGCCGCCGGTGGCGAGATCCGCCGGAGCTGCGCGGTCACCTGCCTGATCGCGGCGAGCCCCGAGGCGGCGGCGGTCTACCTCGATGACGGCAGCCTCCTGCGCGCAAGCCGGGCCATCGCCTGCGCCGGCCTCCACTCGGACCGGCTGGCCGAGAAGAGCGGCCTCTCGAGCCCGGTGCGGATCGTCCCCTTCCGGGGCGAGTACCACGAGCTCAAGCCCACCGCGGCCGCCTGGGTGAAGGGCCTGATCTACCCCGTGCCCGATCCCCGCTACCCCTTCCTGGGGGTGCACCTCACCCGCCACATCGACGGCCGGGTCTCCTGCGGGCCCAACGCGGTGCTGGCCTGGGCCCGGGAGGGCTACCGGCGGGGCGCCTTCTCCCTGCGGGACGCCACCGAGAGCCTCCGCAGCCGGGGGCTGCGCCGGCTCATGCGCCAGAACCTGCGCACGGGCCTCGCCGAGCTGCGCCGCTCCTACTCGCGGCGGCGCTTCGCCGCGGACGCCGCGAGGCTCCTGCCGGGGCTGAAGGCGTCGGATCTGCGGCCCGGCCGCCCGGGGATCCGGGCGCAGGCCCTCCTCCCCGACGGGCGCCTGGCCGACGACTTCGTGATCCTGAGCGACGGCCCCGTCACGCACGTCCTCAACGCCCCCTCCCCGGCCGCGACGGCTTCCCTCGCCATCGGAGCGCACATCGCCGGTATGCTGTAG
- a CDS encoding 2-oxo acid dehydrogenase subunit E2, producing MGILGRSDGVRPKREHVLRKIMPHLMPTRTEAIVYFDQEIPITGTRAYLAQHEEVNLFQVILAAMARALAERPGLNRFVAGRKIYQREEVAISFAVKKQFSDKAKLTTVKVIFEAEDTLAKVGERVKEAVGVGKAEKDTSSEKEMNLASYLPRSLIRFFVWFLRVADYWGLIPGAMLKNDPLYASLFVANLGSVGLDAAYHHLFEYGTVPLFAVVGKTKKVPYVKEDDTVGVREVVPIRYTFDERINDGFYCVKSLENMARYVEQPELLEAPGAAGSID from the coding sequence ATGGGGATCCTGGGCAGGAGCGACGGAGTCCGGCCGAAGCGCGAGCACGTGCTGCGCAAGATCATGCCTCACCTGATGCCGACGCGGACCGAGGCGATCGTCTACTTCGATCAGGAGATCCCGATCACGGGCACGCGCGCCTACCTGGCACAGCACGAGGAGGTGAACCTCTTCCAGGTCATCCTGGCGGCGATGGCCCGGGCCCTGGCCGAGCGGCCGGGGCTCAACCGCTTCGTCGCCGGCCGGAAGATCTACCAGCGCGAGGAGGTCGCGATCTCCTTCGCGGTGAAGAAGCAGTTCTCGGACAAGGCCAAGCTCACGACCGTGAAGGTGATCTTCGAGGCCGAGGACACCCTCGCGAAGGTCGGCGAGCGGGTGAAGGAGGCCGTCGGCGTGGGCAAGGCGGAGAAGGACACCTCCTCCGAGAAGGAGATGAACCTCGCCAGCTACCTGCCTCGCTCGCTCATCCGCTTCTTCGTCTGGTTCCTGCGGGTGGCCGACTACTGGGGGTTGATCCCGGGGGCGATGCTCAAGAACGACCCCCTCTACGCCAGCCTCTTCGTGGCGAACCTCGGCAGCGTCGGCCTCGACGCCGCCTACCACCACCTCTTCGAGTACGGCACGGTCCCCCTCTTCGCCGTCGTCGGGAAGACGAAGAAGGTCCCCTACGTGAAGGAGGACGACACCGTCGGCGTGCGCGAGGTGGTGCCGATCCGCTACACCTTCGACGAGCGGATCAACGACGGCTTCTACTGCGTGAAGAGCCTGGAGAACATGGCTCGATATGTCGAGCAGCCCGAGTTGCTCGAGGCACCCGGAGCTGCTGGGTCGATCGACTGA
- a CDS encoding PilZ domain-containing protein, translating to MFLAVSSKKDRRRLPRMRLGCVMEYRIEGTEEVVEGYAKTVSGGGLSFESDRALEPGTLVEIKVDPPLRLTNALTGVIEVTRCEPIDTGRGMPYAVAGDFKKIGSAAG from the coding sequence ATGTTCTTGGCCGTGAGCAGCAAGAAGGATCGCCGTCGTCTCCCCCGGATGCGCCTCGGGTGCGTGATGGAGTACCGGATCGAGGGCACCGAGGAGGTGGTCGAGGGCTACGCCAAGACCGTCAGCGGTGGCGGCCTCTCCTTCGAGAGCGACCGCGCCCTGGAGCCGGGCACCCTCGTCGAGATCAAGGTCGACCCGCCCCTGCGCCTGACCAACGCCCTCACCGGCGTGATCGAGGTGACGCGCTGCGAGCCGATCGACACCGGCCGCGGCATGCCCTACGCGGTCGCCGGCGACTTCAAGAAGATCGGCTCGGCGGCCGGTTGA
- the gpmA gene encoding 2,3-diphosphoglycerate-dependent phosphoglycerate mutase: MSTKLVLLRHGQSEWNLENRFTGWTDVGLTELGVEEARQAGRLLKEEGFDFDVVHTSLQRRAILTMVECLSEMDRLWLPVQRHWRLNERHYGALQGLNKKETAEKHGEEQVHVWRRSYDIPPPALEPEDERHPKHDRRYAFLTPDVLPATECLKDVVERMLPYWHDHIVPQLRAGQRPLIVAHGNSLRALVKHLDGISDEEIPGLNIPTGIPLLYELDEDLRPISHRYLGDPEAAKKAAKAVANQAK, from the coding sequence ATGAGCACGAAACTGGTACTGCTTCGGCACGGGCAGAGTGAGTGGAACCTCGAGAATCGCTTCACCGGCTGGACCGACGTGGGGCTGACCGAGCTGGGCGTGGAGGAGGCGAGGCAGGCCGGCCGCCTGCTGAAGGAGGAGGGCTTCGACTTCGACGTCGTCCACACCTCCCTGCAGCGGCGCGCGATCCTCACCATGGTCGAGTGCCTCTCCGAGATGGACCGGCTCTGGCTGCCGGTGCAGCGCCACTGGCGCCTCAACGAGCGGCACTACGGTGCGCTCCAGGGGCTCAACAAGAAGGAGACCGCCGAGAAGCACGGCGAGGAGCAGGTGCACGTCTGGCGGCGCAGCTACGACATCCCGCCCCCGGCCCTGGAGCCCGAGGACGAGCGGCACCCGAAGCACGACCGGCGCTACGCCTTCCTGACCCCCGACGTCCTGCCGGCAACCGAGTGCCTCAAGGACGTGGTCGAGCGGATGCTCCCCTACTGGCACGATCACATCGTCCCGCAGCTGCGCGCCGGCCAGCGGCCCCTGATCGTCGCCCACGGCAACTCCCTGCGGGCGCTGGTGAAGCACCTCGACGGCATCTCCGACGAGGAGATCCCGGGGCTCAACATCCCGACCGGGATCCCCCTCCTCTACGAGCTGGACGAGGACCTGCGGCCCATCTCGCACCGCTACCTCGGCGACCCCGAGGCCGCGAAGAAGGCCGCCAAGGCCGTCGCCAACCAGGCGAAGTAG
- a CDS encoding DEAD/DEAH box helicase, with amino-acid sequence MSLSFEAFGLHDSLLRGVREAGFEAPRPIQAETIPASLEGRDVLGLAQTGTGKTAAFALPLMHRLLEGGRKTTHGPRATIIAPTRELATQIAAEMKTLSAFTPLSVITIYGGFSMKRQINALARRPDIVVGCPGRMLDLVGQGVLKLDRIETLVLDEADHMFDMGFLPDIRKLMMPMPDRRQNLLFSATMPKEIRHLADDLLRDPEVVELNRSAPAETVDHGLYLIAEDHKRDLLEHLLDAPGCESAIVFTRTKHRARRLAQQLDRAGHRAVGLQGNMSQGQRDRAMRGFREGEFDVLVATDIVARGIDVSGVSHVINYDVPNTPEAYTHRIGRTGRAELSGEASTFVTGVDHGWLRATEKMIGEKIPRRRAEGFEEEAESRDVKKSGGGRGGRPTGRPGARRGQGSGGRSPKAAGRPGQRRSGGGGGGAGGSRRRRRRKPGAASA; translated from the coding sequence ATGTCCCTCTCCTTCGAGGCCTTCGGCCTCCACGACTCCCTCCTGCGCGGCGTGCGCGAGGCCGGCTTCGAGGCCCCTCGCCCGATCCAGGCCGAGACCATCCCGGCCAGCCTCGAGGGCCGCGACGTGCTGGGTCTGGCCCAGACCGGCACCGGCAAGACCGCAGCCTTCGCGCTGCCCCTGATGCACCGCCTCCTCGAGGGGGGGCGCAAGACCACCCACGGGCCCCGGGCGACGATCATCGCTCCCACCCGCGAGCTGGCCACCCAGATCGCCGCCGAGATGAAGACCCTCTCGGCCTTCACGCCGCTGTCGGTGATCACCATCTACGGGGGCTTCTCGATGAAGCGGCAGATCAACGCCCTGGCGCGTCGGCCCGACATCGTCGTGGGCTGCCCGGGCCGGATGCTCGACCTCGTCGGTCAGGGGGTCCTCAAGCTCGACCGGATCGAGACCCTCGTCCTCGACGAGGCCGACCACATGTTCGACATGGGCTTCCTGCCGGACATCCGCAAGCTGATGATGCCGATGCCCGATCGCCGGCAGAACCTCCTCTTCTCGGCGACCATGCCCAAGGAGATCCGCCACCTCGCCGACGACCTCCTGCGGGATCCCGAGGTGGTCGAGCTGAACCGCTCGGCGCCGGCCGAGACCGTCGACCACGGCCTCTACCTCATCGCCGAGGACCACAAGCGGGACCTGCTGGAGCACCTGCTCGACGCGCCCGGCTGCGAGAGCGCCATCGTCTTCACCCGCACCAAGCACCGGGCCCGGCGGCTCGCCCAGCAGCTCGACCGGGCCGGCCACCGGGCGGTGGGCCTGCAGGGCAACATGAGCCAGGGGCAGCGCGACCGCGCCATGCGCGGCTTCCGTGAGGGCGAGTTCGACGTGCTGGTGGCCACCGACATCGTGGCCCGCGGCATCGACGTCAGCGGGGTCTCCCACGTCATCAACTACGACGTGCCCAACACCCCCGAAGCCTACACCCACCGCATCGGCCGCACCGGGCGCGCCGAGCTCTCCGGCGAGGCCAGCACCTTCGTCACCGGCGTCGACCACGGCTGGCTGCGCGCCACCGAGAAGATGATCGGCGAGAAGATCCCGCGCCGCCGGGCCGAGGGCTTCGAGGAGGAGGCCGAGTCGCGGGACGTGAAGAAGAGCGGCGGCGGCCGCGGCGGCCGTCCGACCGGGCGCCCGGGGGCGCGGCGGGGCCAGGGGAGCGGGGGCCGGAGCCCGAAGGCTGCGGGCCGGCCTGGCCAGAGGAGGAGCGGCGGCGGTGGTGGCGGCGCAGGCGGGAGCCGGCGGCGCCGGCGGAGGAAGCCCGGGGCGGCCTCCGCCTGA
- a CDS encoding prohibitin family protein, with protein sequence MKYKSVPILIIAILLAAWVGSCSFKSVPVGHVAVATIFGEVVPEGYESGLHFPVNPLYNWTLYDSRKDTYMESAEVPSQDQLTTQIDVSVQYRLDSKMAPQILAESGTKERAINVHLTPKLRSLLREQGKSIKRAEDFFLKETQEQLQTKIKSELVSFLGPKGLVVEDVLIRDIKLPAFITKAIEQKKEREQAAEKQKAELARFKTEQEQKIATAEAERRAAEEQAAKQRVLADARAYEIQKINEATARNPAYIQLQALDALKAISKDPASKVYFIDSDSTKPLPLMHMGEGN encoded by the coding sequence ATGAAGTACAAATCCGTCCCCATCCTCATCATCGCCATCCTGCTCGCCGCCTGGGTGGGCTCCTGCAGCTTCAAGTCGGTGCCGGTGGGCCACGTGGCGGTGGCCACGATCTTCGGCGAGGTGGTGCCCGAGGGCTACGAGTCGGGCCTGCACTTCCCGGTGAACCCCCTCTACAACTGGACCCTCTACGACTCCCGGAAGGACACCTACATGGAGTCCGCCGAGGTGCCGAGCCAGGACCAGCTCACCACCCAGATCGACGTCTCGGTGCAGTACCGCCTCGACTCGAAGATGGCGCCCCAGATCCTGGCCGAGTCGGGCACCAAGGAGCGCGCCATCAACGTCCACCTCACGCCCAAGCTGCGCTCGCTGCTGCGGGAGCAGGGCAAGTCGATCAAGCGGGCCGAGGACTTCTTCCTCAAGGAGACCCAGGAGCAGCTCCAGACGAAGATCAAGTCCGAGCTGGTCTCCTTCCTGGGCCCGAAGGGGCTGGTGGTCGAGGACGTGCTGATCCGCGACATCAAGCTGCCGGCCTTCATCACCAAGGCCATCGAGCAGAAGAAGGAGCGGGAGCAGGCCGCCGAGAAGCAGAAGGCCGAGCTCGCCCGCTTCAAGACCGAGCAGGAGCAGAAGATCGCCACCGCCGAGGCCGAGCGCCGCGCCGCCGAGGAGCAGGCCGCCAAGCAGCGGGTGCTCGCCGACGCGCGGGCCTACGAGATCCAGAAGATCAACGAGGCGACGGCCCGCAACCCGGCCTACATCCAGCTGCAGGCCCTCGACGCCCTCAAGGCCATCTCCAAGGATCCGGCCTCGAAGGTCTACTTCATCGACTCGGACAGCACCAAGCCGCTGCCCCTGATGCACATGGGCGAGGGCAACTAG